The genomic region TATATTCCACCGTTTCTGGATCTTTAAAGAAATTGCCAAAGACAATCTTTTTTGATTCTAGCTTCTTGTCGAATGGAGAAAGGTTTTTAATTCCGGATGGAAACTATGAATTTAATTTAGAAACAATATTTCGATGCGACAAAGGTTCTCTAACTAAAAATAACGGCATAGATTTGAGATCGAACCAGATCCTTTTTACGGAACTTCCTTCTTTCGAAGATTGTATTTTGGATGTAATCGGTCGTACTACACCTTTAATCACAAAAGAAATCGCTTTTATTTTTGCTAGGATAAAAAATTGCCAATTCGTTTGGGACGGATCTACTTCCTGTTCTTTCATTTCTTTTTCCAAGGACCTTTCTGCCCCGATCTCCTTAGCCAGGATTGAAATTTCAAATTTATCTAATACTTATGATTCTGATTTTTCACTTTTAGAAATATTCCCTGGTATTTCCGTTTATATCGATTGTTTGAACGACACTTTAATTCAAGGACAGTTTGCTAAACCGGGAGGTGGTGGAGTAGGGGGATATTTGATTTTTCAACCGGACGCGAGTTCCTTTGTTGAACCGAGCTCAGTGGGATTATATGGCTCGAATGCTGATATATTTAGAAAATCCCTTCGGTCCCCGAATTTTGATACTGGTCTTGATAATAGTGCTACAAGTGGATCTGCAGCAGGACTACCTTCTTTGCCAGCAGGTTATATGAGGATTAAATTTCAGAATTCAGACCTTTTAATACCAGTATATAATATAGATAGTCCATAATAACGTTCAAAAAGTTAAATCATAGTCTGGTTCCATATCGAAATCTTCCTCTTTAGTATTGTAGTTTTCCTCTTCCGAAGGATATTCACCGTTTTCTCCGAACTCTTCTTCTCCAGAGTTTGAATTCATTTCGCTTTGTGCTTTTATTTGTCCAAAATACTGCTGGTATGTTGGATTTAGAATGAGAGCTCCGGACATTTTGTATTGTTCAGGATCGACTCCGTATAAGTCTGCTAAAGTATCCCCGATTAGAGGTAGGTCGTTAGCTCTTCGAATCTCATCGATTAATTTTATATTAGTTACTTCTTCTTTCCAGCGCGCAATTTTGTCTTTTTCATCCTCGGGGTCTTTTCCAGCGAATTCAGGTACGATTCCTGGAAAAACATCGTTTCTAAATTCTTTTATATTTCCAAGGGTGTGTTCGAAAGAAGTTAATAGTGCTTTTTCTGATCTAGAAATTGACATTTTGATTTTGTCTTTTGGATTGGCTTCCGAAATACCTGGAGAATTGATTAAATGCAAACCTACTTCTGCAGCATCCATTCCGTGACCCATAAGTACAAACGAAACTAGCCACTGAATAAAATCTTTAAAGACCATATCATTAGGAAGATTTAATGGTGTCCAAGATACTTCTCCAGCCGAAGTTCCAAGAATCGGAATTTTATGGGAGTCATCCATTCCTGATATCATTTCTTGCCACTGAAGTTCTAACGATTCAATTGTTTCCGGAGATAGATCCCCGAGAACCGAAAGAAACCCAGCAGGTGGTTGTCTTGTGAATCTATCTCTATTAAATTTTAAAGTATTAATAACTCCTGTAAGATCAAGCATACAGGCTTCGAGAGGTGAGAACCCGAAACCCCGCATCTGAACATCCGAGATATGATTTTTATGATTCCATAATAGATCCGAAGAAGTGAAAGTTTCGACTACGGTGTTTTCGATCATTTGAACGAAAGCCACCGATTTATCTCCCCTGTATCCTAATTTGGGATCCACAGGGTAAATCGTCGCGGGATCTAAGTAGCGGATTTCAACAAGTTTACCTAATGCGTTTCGAATTAACCAAAATGCGGTTGAGTCAAGGGTGAGAGTATCCCTTATCATCATTTCGAAAACTGGGAAAAAATGATCTCGGTTATTCCACCCATCAACCAAGTCGCCCATTCGTTCGAACCATTTGCCACAGGCTTTCATTCGCTCTAAAACTTCGTCTGTGACCTCTTCGTCCTCATCTTCCATGCGAAACCAGAGACCTTCTTTCTTTGAGATTCGAGCGAATCTAGAAAGCCCATCTACTCGAACAGTATGGATCGCAGATATGATCGAAGTTCCGTAAGAAGCGTTACGCAAAATTTCGTAGGGAATTCTCCAGATAGGTCGGAGTAATACTCCTTCTTGAATATTTTGGTACTGTTGGTAAGTGTACGTGGGATTTTTTGAAAGTCTACCTGCGACTGATTCGGTATTTACCGAATTAAAAAAGGATTTTGCTAGATGAAGTAACCTTTCGTTGATTATACTTGGTTGAATATTGTTTGCAGAAGAAGTTTGTTTAGGGTTTGAGAGCCTAAGTCGTTTTTCTAAATTCTTTTGATAATCTTTTCCACGTGGCCGTCCTGGATTTCCCATCCCGACATTCTTTCAAAGATCTAGTATATCTGAGGTTTTTTCCGGATTTTTCCGCAGGGAAAAACCAATTTGAATAAAGGAGAATATCGGAGAAAGGTAAAGTTACCTTTTCTTCCGATATTCCATTGCTTTGTAGACTTCTTTTAAATGAAGTCACTTACGTTTCAGGATCTAGCCCGTCTTCAACTTCAAAATCAATTTAATATTTTAGGAACAGAAGAATTAAAAGATCCGAAAAAACTATATTTTATTACTGCAATTCACGCAAGCGGCCCTTGGACAATTCAGGGGAAGACTTTAAATCAAGATCCAAAGTTCCGTCCGTTTGTGAAAAATGGAAGCGGGCCTATCCAATTTCTTTTTCCGTTATGCTTGGAAGAAGCGACATTTTCAGGGGCTATTGAGGTAACTGGATTCTTCATTCCCTCAACTCCGATGACATGAACGCAAATCCTCAAAAAGGTTCCGCGTCTCATAGTGGATTAATCGCAAAGAAAATTCCGGATTCTTTGGGAAGAAATATTACACATTGGGTTAAACCGGGACAAGATATTCATACACCTAGAGAAAGAAAGATCCAGCAAGCAAAGCAGGATCGGAATAGAATTCAGCATAATGTAAAGAAAGATCCGAAAGTAGAAGCTCAAATAAAGGAAATGACTGAACGCCACCTTCAATTCGAAAAAGAAGCTAAAGAACAAAGAAAATCCTATGGCTCAGGTCCGAAAATTCCAAAGCCTGGAATGATTATGAGAGTATATGCAAAAGGAAAAGTGAATGTAGGAGGAATGCTTGCAAAAGTAAAAGAAATTGCATCCGACGGGAAAACGATAGTTTGTGAGTTTACTTCTGGAAAATCTTATTCACTGCCTTTAGAACATTTAGAATTCGCTAAATCCCAAATTGCCCTTCCGATTATTCAATAAATCTTAAATTCTTTGGATGGCATTTGGCTTTTCCGGTGATTTAAACAACCAATCCGAAGACTATAATTACCATGACTTAGGGCTTCGTGTTTATCCGGAAAGAGCCTTATATCCAAATTCACCACCTCCGGAGTGGGGTTGTTTAATCCATCCGGATGAATTCCGGCGTATCATGTTCTTTGGGAATGAGCCCCTTATTTCGACAAGGGGATCCCAAATTGAAGATTTTCAACTCAAGAACTGGATCGATTTAACCGTTCGAGCATTTTCGCAAGAAATAGAATGGGATATTTATCCTAGGCTTTGGCGACACAGACCTCTCCCTAATGAAAGGGGTAGATATGATCTTTCTTCTAACGGAGAAATCGAATCCTATGCAGAATGGGAAGATTTATACGATTACGATTCTACCAAGGCAAATTACTTCCAAGTAAAACTTAGAAGAAAGCCCCTTTGTCGTCTTCATAAATGGGATCTTACATTTCCTTGGACTGGTTCAACTTTAATCGATCTCAAAGATCGAGCGGTTCCAAATTATAAGACTGGGATTTTGCGCGCAGTTTTTACACGGGTCCCTTGGTCGAATTTAGCTCCGCCAATTACTGGAATCCAAGCTTGGAGAGGAATTCAACAAGGAACAAATTCCACACCAGGTGCTTACAGAATCGATTATACAACTGGATACGATCACGCATCCCGTGTTCCAGCAGAATTAAAAGAACAAATTCTTAAACTCTTTTGTATAAGCGTAATGTCAAGCTTCGGGGAAGGAGTCATTGGAGGAGTAGCGAACTATTCTATTTCAGTTGGAGTTATTTCTGAAAGTCTTGGAACATCGATGAGTGCAACATCTTCTCTGTTTGGCGCAAGAATTATGCAGATGACAAACGAACTAAAGGAATGGTGGAAAAGGAGTAAACATCGCTATTCTCAAATTCACTTAGGAGCTCTCGGGTAAGAGTCTCACCGATATTCTAAAGTCCATGCAAATATTTAAAAAGCATGGAAGACAAAGTTTTTCTAAAGGCTTTGAAAAAAGTAAGCACAGAACTCTACGGAGTTAGCTTCGATAAAGAAGCGGTTTTAATCGGGCAGCGTGGTATTTCAATTAAAGACGGAATTGTATCTCTAAACGATGATAAGTTCGATCAATTTAACGACATTCTATTTAACATCGATAAGGGCGGAGACTCCTTCGATTGCCGAGTTGTGACTATGGACCCCGGTAGGGTATCCAAATCAGTACTGCAATCGTATGGTATTACCAAAGGAGAAGCAAGGGTAGAACCCGGAATCTACAGAGTTAAAATTGGCACTCACCGGGGTCACATAGCTTTTAACCAAGATTCGGATATAATTGTTCGTAGAGATGCTAACGGAGATTACATTTGGGACGAAAAAGATCCAGTAGAGAAAGGAAGGTTTGCGATCAATATCCATGCCCAAGGAGTGGGAAAAGATTTTGTAAGTCAGTCTTCTTTAGGATGCACAGTAACTAAAGCCACTTGGACCGAACCTGGGTGGTTAGATTTTATTTCTCACATGCAATTTTGTGAGAAGATGGCTCGTAAAGAGAATCCTTTGTTCTCTGGATTTATCTATATAGTTCTCAACCAAGATATTGCGAAGAACATTTTAGGAGTATAACAAAGTGAATACTCCTATAAAAGCAGTAGAACTTTTAGAAATAAATCCCGAGTCAGAGAAAGCCCAAGAATTAAGATCCTCGCTTCAAAACTCTATCGTTGTAACAAAAAACCCTTGGAGGCATTCGAATAAAACCTTCTTTCTCGGTCTTGCATTCACTATGTACGGTTTCTATCTACTCCGCACGTTCCCAGACGTTTCTGTTTCTGAAGGTTTTGGAGAAATCAAGTTACACGCTATCCTAACCATTTTCGGCCTCACCTTAATGTCCTGGTTTAAGCTATCTGAGATCATAAAGGTACTTGGGGATTTTATTTCAAAGCTTAGAGGGGTAGGGCAATAAGTCCTTTCTCAAAAATTAGAAATTATAAGGAGTAAATATGGATATTAAATCGTTTTCACAGAAAGTTTTAACTTGGATTCAAGGAAATTGGAAAGTTCTTTTAATCTTCCTCGTAGTTGCACTTAGTTACCTAAGCGGTTGCATAAATGCAGCCCTTTTACAGTCCCAGGAATGCAAATCCTCCGGGATTATTCAAGATCCAATTCATTTTTCTAGAGACTAGAAAAATGCGAATATTTCTAATTCTACTTTTGCTCTCTCTGCATTATAGCTGTGCCTCAGCCAGTGCATCTCTAATGCCTTACGAACCATCAAAACACTGTAAAGGACCGCTCTACCTTCCAAAGGATATTCCCAACGCAAAAGCAGTTTCGGTGAAGGGTGTTCGAATTATCGAATCAAATAATAGGGACTGCTTGGATTATATCCAAAGGGTTGCAATTAATAACACGGAATATGCAATTAAAAACAAACCGAATAGCTTTATGGAAGACTTTACTATCTTTTCCTATGGCATTTTATTTTCCCTTTGTTTAGCAATTTTCCTATTCGTTTAGATTTGTTTTTATTTCTTTCGTAAGTTATTTTTCTTTTTGATTATGCGACCTTTAATGTATTGTGATATTCGCACCGAATCACACCGGCGACATCGAATTCCAATGTATCTCGCTTTAAAATTGGCCGGAAATTTATATAGAGTCTTGTAATTGTAGCAATCTTTGCACTTCTTTTCATCCTTTAATACTTTTCGTCCAAAGACTTTAACCATTTTTTGTATAGCTTGCTTAAATCTCGGATGGTATCGGTTTGCGGAATCCTTATATTTCGCTTTCTCCATTAAATATCTTCTATACGAAATATTCTTAGAATTCTTTATAAGTTTCTTTTTCCTTCTTCGTTTAACATGGTAGAAAGTTGAATATTGTGCCGGGTTGCAAGATTTACAAGTATCAAAAAACCCCTCTTTCTCGTTTAAATATCGAAATTGTCTAAAGGATTTTCTTTGATTGCAGACTCTACATTTGATTTTCTTTTTGAATAGTTGTATTCCGAACATAGAATACGCCTGTGTATAAGCGCGAAAGGAAGATCCAGAGAACTTTCCATTTTTATTAGTAAAGGTTTTTAATATATATTTAAAGTCATACGAACTGATTCGCGGATCTCCTTTGCGTATTCGTCTCTTATTAATTGATTCTAGTTTTTTCCTCTCTGCATCGCTTAAATTATTTCTATTTTGCCTCATCGGCAACCCTCCTTTAATAATTGCGCCTAATCTGTGTTAGTCGCCATATTCGACGGAATATAGTTTTTGTCCAGAGGGAAAAGGAAAAAGGCATTTTTGACAAAGAGCAACGTATTACATTCATAATATAGTTTAGTATACTTGGGAACACATAACATTACTATTATCTGATAAACTAACGTGTTATACCGTTCCTTTTATTTTTGAATATGTGCGCTTAACTTGCATTTTTTTAATTACTTGGAACCTGCACATATTGAAAATTGGATAAAGGAGCAAGAATGCAGTCTAGCGTAACTTCGAATCCTAATCTAAAAGAATTTGTTCCAAACTGGAAACTCCCGTGGCAGAAATTTTATGCCGGGAATATCCCAAGGAAAGGGAAGCCTATATTATTTCGTGAAATATCGAATTCTTATTTTATAGGACAAATCGATTCCGAAGGACTCATTAACGTCTCAGAATCAGGGTATGTGTATTCTAAAACGGATGGTAAAATTATAAATTTTGTATATTTAGATACACTAAACGACGGAATTTTCCGTTTTCCAAACCTTCCGGAAATTGGTCGTGAATTGGCTGTAAAAGACACTTACGGAAATTATTTTATTGGCAAATTGAGTGAAGAGGGGTTAATAGAGCGCTCTGGTACAGGTTACCGGTATTCGATTCGAGACGGATTTATAGATACCTGGCTTTACATTACATGTCCTTTGCCACAGTAATTTAATTCTAAATGGGATCCCACTTTCTTTTGTTTAGGATATGAATTCAGATATGGATAGTAAAGAAATTCAGCCTTTATTTTTTATTCGCTACGATACTATTTTCGAAGATTCTGAAAAACCGGACGAGAGTGAGCTCTTAACTATGGCTGAGGTTGTTGATAGGATTCGGGAACTATCAAAGGAACAAGTAGATACTAGCCGAATTGTTATAATAGACAGCGGAAACGAAATATCTCCTGGCGAAGATCCCATACGAGAAAAACGGTTATTTTCTTTAGATTTCTCTCGGTTAGGAATCAACCCAAAGTAAGGTTTTACTTATAAAATTTTATAAAAAACCTCCTTTTAAACTGTTGACACTGTCAATATAATAAGTCTAAATTTAATAAATATGAAAAGTCGGAAACCTAGGTTTTCGCTCGAACAGATAAAGGATCTAATTCGAAGCGGAAAAGCGGTTGTGACTTCTCAGGCTCAAAAGGACGCTCTAGAAGAATTCGGTCTAAGCGAAGACGAAGTTTTAGCGGAGGTTTTAAAATTGTCTTCGGCAAATTTCGTGGAGTCAAATCCATCGAAAAATTTCCCGGACGAATTTTTGGACGTTTATAAGCAGATTATAGTAGAAAGCAAGGAGGAAGCGTACATTAAACTTCAGATTCGAGAGAATTTTGGAGTTATAGTTTCATTTCATCTATTTGGTAGAAAGTAGTTTAGCATTTGATTAGATTGAGAATCTGTTTTTCTAGCTGGAGAAGTTAGAGAAAGTCATTTTAGAATATAGATATTAGGGTTATTAAGAGAGCGGTAAGATGAAAGAGAAGGTATGGAAAGACTGTCCTTCTTGCGGGGCTTTGGATTCAATGCAGTATAGGAAGAATCTTAAATTTGCTGCAAAAGTCCATAAATCCGGTGAAACAGTGTATGTGAAGGATCTTGACGGTTATTTTTGTTCGGCCTGCAGTGATGTAATTTATACACGGCAATCCCAGGCAAAAATAAACGAAGAGGTCGCTCGAGTAAAAGCTATAATTGCTTCCAGAGAAGTCACAGTCTCAGAAGTGATCAGAGTAGAGGACCTCACGGGTTTATTAAAGACTTCGAGGCAGAATATCCATTTACTAATGAAAACAGGGAAATTACCGTATGTTCTCGTCAGTGGTGAAATGAAGCCTTATAATGCAACTTTGATGAAAGCTCGTGAGTTGGC from Leptospira licerasiae serovar Varillal str. VAR 010 harbors:
- a CDS encoding type II toxin-antitoxin system MqsR family toxin gives rise to the protein MKSRKPRFSLEQIKDLIRSGKAVVTSQAQKDALEEFGLSEDEVLAEVLKLSSANFVESNPSKNFPDEFLDVYKQIIVESKEEAYIKLQIRENFGVIVSFHLFGRK
- a CDS encoding type II toxin-antitoxin system MqsA family antitoxin; translated protein: MKEKVWKDCPSCGALDSMQYRKNLKFAAKVHKSGETVYVKDLDGYFCSACSDVIYTRQSQAKINEEVARVKAIIASREVTVSEVIRVEDLTGLLKTSRQNIHLLMKTGKLPYVLVSGEMKPYNATLMKARELAKKSKSRALVTK
- a CDS encoding phage portal protein, whose amino-acid sequence is MGNPGRPRGKDYQKNLEKRLRLSNPKQTSSANNIQPSIINERLLHLAKSFFNSVNTESVAGRLSKNPTYTYQQYQNIQEGVLLRPIWRIPYEILRNASYGTSIISAIHTVRVDGLSRFARISKKEGLWFRMEDEDEEVTDEVLERMKACGKWFERMGDLVDGWNNRDHFFPVFEMMIRDTLTLDSTAFWLIRNALGKLVEIRYLDPATIYPVDPKLGYRGDKSVAFVQMIENTVVETFTSSDLLWNHKNHISDVQMRGFGFSPLEACMLDLTGVINTLKFNRDRFTRQPPAGFLSVLGDLSPETIESLELQWQEMISGMDDSHKIPILGTSAGEVSWTPLNLPNDMVFKDFIQWLVSFVLMGHGMDAAEVGLHLINSPGISEANPKDKIKMSISRSEKALLTSFEHTLGNIKEFRNDVFPGIVPEFAGKDPEDEKDKIARWKEEVTNIKLIDEIRRANDLPLIGDTLADLYGVDPEQYKMSGALILNPTYQQYFGQIKAQSEMNSNSGEEEFGENGEYPSEEENYNTKEEDFDMEPDYDLTF